A portion of the Pseudoxanthomonas sp. JBR18 genome contains these proteins:
- a CDS encoding OmpW family outer membrane protein — protein MHLPIRRGLAALVLTCCTVPAAFAQAAGHSTASLGLEGVRSSGGDAPVLGGSLEVGNTAAVTPTWEYFVRENLGLELALPLGGRRDLDWEGEQVGSFIAVPPTFTVQYHFNGSGDVSPFVGLGLNYTTFIDEQNEGALSGTDLSLRDSYGLTAHTGIDFALGSRGAVRVDVRWIDMGPDLELLGHKAGRAQVDPLFFGVSYLWYF, from the coding sequence ATGCACCTGCCAATCCGTCGCGGCCTGGCCGCTCTCGTTCTGACCTGCTGCACCGTCCCGGCCGCCTTCGCCCAGGCGGCCGGCCACAGCACCGCCAGTCTCGGCCTGGAAGGGGTGCGGTCCAGCGGTGGGGATGCCCCTGTGCTCGGGGGTTCGCTCGAGGTCGGCAACACGGCCGCCGTCACGCCAACCTGGGAATATTTCGTCCGCGAGAATCTGGGCCTGGAACTGGCCCTGCCGCTGGGCGGGCGCCGCGACCTGGACTGGGAAGGGGAACAGGTGGGCAGCTTCATCGCCGTGCCACCCACATTCACGGTGCAGTACCACTTCAACGGCAGTGGGGATGTGTCTCCCTTCGTTGGCCTGGGGCTGAACTACACGACGTTCATTGACGAGCAGAACGAGGGCGCGCTGTCTGGCACCGACCTGTCGCTGCGCGATTCCTATGGCCTGACCGCACACACGGGCATCGACTTCGCGTTGGGCAGCCGCGGTGCGGTCCGGGTGGACGTGCGCTGGATCGACATGGGCCCGGACCTGGAACTGCTGGGCCACAAGGCCGGTCGCGCGCAGGTCGACCCGCTGTTCTTCGGGGTGTCCTACCTCTGGTATTTCTGA
- a CDS encoding OmpW family outer membrane protein → MRTLTLPLLAALALGGTAFNSDAQQRGDWALGVGVHQVNPKSDNGSLAGGTLPLEIGSDTKPTVSLEYFVADNLGLEVLAAWPFEHDINIAGVGRVGSTKHLPPTVSLQYHFNSAGKVSPFIGAGLNYTTFFSEKTTGALAGTDLKLDDSWGLAAHVGVDFALSPSSALRVDARWMDIDTKVHVDGASLGTAHIDPLVYGVAWVKHF, encoded by the coding sequence ATGCGCACCCTCACCCTCCCCCTGCTCGCCGCCCTCGCCCTGGGCGGTACGGCTTTCAACAGCGATGCCCAACAGCGCGGCGACTGGGCGCTGGGCGTCGGCGTCCACCAGGTCAATCCGAAGTCGGACAACGGCAGCCTCGCCGGCGGCACCCTGCCGCTGGAGATCGGCAGCGACACCAAGCCCACCGTCAGCCTGGAGTACTTCGTGGCCGACAACCTGGGGCTGGAAGTGCTGGCCGCCTGGCCATTCGAGCATGACATCAACATCGCCGGTGTCGGCCGCGTGGGCAGCACCAAGCACCTTCCGCCGACGGTCTCGCTGCAATACCACTTCAACAGCGCGGGCAAGGTGTCGCCGTTCATCGGTGCGGGCCTGAACTACACGACGTTCTTCAGCGAGAAGACCACCGGCGCCCTGGCCGGCACCGACCTGAAGCTCGATGATTCGTGGGGTCTGGCCGCCCATGTCGGCGTGGACTTCGCCCTGAGCCCGAGCAGCGCCCTGCGCGTGGATGCGCGCTGGATGGACATCGATACCAAGGTCCATGTCGATGGCGCCAGCCTAGGCACCGCGCATATCGACCCACTGGTCTACGGCGTGGCCTGGGTGAAGCACTTCTGA
- the gap gene encoding type I glyceraldehyde-3-phosphate dehydrogenase: protein MTIKVGINGFGRIGRNVLRSAVQNFEGDIEVVAINDLLEPDYLAYMLQYDSVHGRFKGTVSVEGTTLIVNGKKIRLTAERDPAALKWDEVGAEVVIESTGIFLTKEGAQKHLDAGAKKVIMSAPSKDDTPMFVYGVNDKAYNGETIISNASCTTNCLAPIAKVINDKWGIKRGLMTTVHAATATQKTVDGPSNKDWRGGRGILENIIPSSTGAAKAVGKVIPELNKKLTGMSFRVPTSDVSVVDLTCELEKPATYDEIKAEMKAQSEGALKGVLGYTEDKVVATDFRGETRTSVFDAEAGIALDSTFVKLVSWYDNEWGYSNKCLEMVKVVAG from the coding sequence ATGACCATCAAGGTTGGCATCAACGGTTTTGGCCGCATCGGCCGCAACGTGCTGCGTTCGGCGGTGCAGAACTTCGAAGGCGACATCGAGGTCGTGGCCATCAACGACCTGCTGGAGCCGGACTACCTGGCTTACATGCTGCAGTACGACTCGGTCCACGGCCGTTTCAAGGGCACCGTGTCCGTCGAGGGCACCACCCTGATCGTCAACGGCAAGAAGATCCGCCTGACCGCCGAGCGCGATCCGGCCGCGCTGAAGTGGGACGAGGTCGGGGCCGAGGTCGTCATCGAATCGACCGGCATCTTCCTGACCAAGGAAGGCGCACAGAAGCACCTGGATGCTGGTGCAAAGAAGGTCATCATGTCGGCACCGTCCAAGGACGACACCCCGATGTTCGTCTACGGCGTCAATGACAAGGCCTACAACGGCGAGACCATCATCTCCAACGCCTCGTGCACCACCAATTGCCTGGCACCCATCGCCAAGGTGATCAACGACAAGTGGGGCATCAAGCGCGGCCTGATGACCACCGTGCACGCTGCCACGGCCACGCAGAAGACGGTCGATGGCCCGTCCAACAAGGACTGGCGCGGCGGCCGCGGCATCCTGGAGAACATCATTCCTTCCTCCACCGGCGCGGCCAAGGCCGTGGGCAAGGTCATCCCCGAGCTCAACAAGAAGCTCACCGGCATGAGCTTCCGCGTGCCGACCTCGGACGTGTCGGTCGTCGACCTGACCTGCGAGCTGGAAAAGCCTGCCACCTACGACGAGATCAAGGCCGAAATGAAGGCCCAGTCCGAGGGCGCACTAAAGGGTGTGCTGGGCTACACCGAGGACAAGGTCGTCGCCACCGACTTCCGCGGCGAGACCCGCACCTCGGTGTTCGACGCCGAAGCCGGCATCGCCCTGGACTCTACCTTCGTCAAGCTGGTGTCCTGGTACGACAACGAGTGGGGCTACTCCAACAAGTGCCTGGAAATGGTCAAGGTCGTGGCTGGCTGA